A genomic stretch from Anaerolineae bacterium includes:
- a CDS encoding glycosyltransferase family 39 protein — translation MGPLSYGRFPAHFAVLALAAGLRFYRLGEPSLWADEGNSAAMAARSLARIAQDAAADIHPPLYYWLLHFWSLLFGHSEVALRSLSAIAGVGLVYVIYLIGRRLQSEQMGLAAALVAAINPLQIYYAQEARMYALLGLWSGLALYALTLHILQEGEGHMRPAPDVAVLLVVALTGGLYTHYVFPSIVVAINVLYLLWLWDSRRRGHVLERAMWWGGLHLVVLLLFLPWLPIAQRQLTAWPRPPMQPDFAQSFGAALVTLSLGPVGYEQPDWAWNIVFALWALLGLWPHVRPARGRREYWLAWGIPLVAMVAPVALMLWRGLVHEAYLKFLLAGSPGFCLLIARGVVGTGEALGRMTAIRLRQRRARRPTTVIRVPWLQLAWYAIAAMVLGVTSGATLQAYFFDPAYARDDYRGIVHYIQAVEQPGDRILLEAPGQQEVFTYYYRGKLPIYPLPRQRPPDPQSLQAELAEITATPGRIFALFWAVEQVDPDRMVENWLAQNAFKASESWQGHVRFAVYAIPEFSLSREHITSTDWMFGDPPLLHLRGVGIGAERVTAGEVLPLSMTWEAIHPISDRYKITVQLLNGRDQVVAQRDAEPAGGLRPTTEWTPGQVVQDSMGVLVRAGTPPGEYRVILAVYRQADGVRLPVVFEGTRTDHVVLGRVRVQRPTSPPAPITLGMQHSLQAQFGPLQLLGFDAYKRGFAHAPATPLTPGDILQVSLYWRAERAPGRPLKVRLELGEGQAVVEADPAGEAYPTTLWIAEEVVRGDHDIPLPSDLAPGRYPLFLSVQDDGERIGTRLRLQEIVVRRPGS, via the coding sequence ATGGGTCCTCTATCTTACGGTAGATTCCCTGCTCATTTCGCCGTGCTAGCTCTGGCTGCTGGACTACGTTTTTATCGCCTGGGCGAGCCATCGTTATGGGCCGATGAGGGCAACAGCGCAGCTATGGCGGCGCGGAGCCTAGCTCGCATTGCGCAGGATGCCGCCGCTGATATTCATCCCCCGCTCTACTACTGGCTACTGCACTTTTGGAGTCTTCTCTTTGGCCACAGCGAAGTGGCCCTTCGTTCCCTCTCAGCGATCGCAGGGGTGGGGCTCGTTTATGTGATCTATCTGATTGGCCGGCGTCTGCAAAGTGAGCAGATGGGCCTAGCAGCGGCCTTGGTTGCGGCGATCAACCCGTTGCAGATCTACTACGCGCAAGAAGCGCGCATGTATGCCCTGTTGGGGCTATGGAGCGGACTAGCCTTGTACGCTTTAACGCTCCACATCCTCCAAGAGGGCGAGGGACATATGCGCCCCGCTCCAGATGTGGCTGTGCTACTGGTGGTAGCGCTGACAGGCGGGCTGTACACGCATTACGTGTTTCCCTCTATCGTGGTTGCTATCAACGTCCTGTATTTGCTGTGGCTCTGGGACAGCCGTCGCCGCGGACACGTGCTGGAGCGGGCCATGTGGTGGGGAGGGCTTCACCTGGTAGTACTGTTGCTGTTTCTGCCCTGGCTGCCCATCGCGCAGCGGCAACTAACTGCTTGGCCCAGGCCGCCGATGCAGCCCGATTTCGCCCAATCGTTCGGGGCTGCCCTGGTCACGCTATCATTAGGGCCAGTAGGGTATGAGCAGCCCGATTGGGCCTGGAACATCGTCTTCGCCCTGTGGGCGTTGTTGGGGCTGTGGCCACACGTGCGCCCCGCCCGCGGCCGCCGCGAATATTGGCTCGCCTGGGGAATCCCTCTGGTGGCGATGGTGGCCCCTGTGGCGCTGATGCTCTGGCGTGGGCTTGTCCATGAAGCTTATCTCAAATTCCTGCTTGCTGGTAGCCCTGGTTTCTGCTTGCTGATCGCGCGGGGTGTGGTGGGAACTGGAGAGGCCCTAGGGAGGATGACCGCGATCCGCCTGCGCCAGCGACGGGCGCGACGTCCCACGACTGTGATCCGCGTGCCCTGGCTGCAGTTGGCCTGGTATGCCATCGCGGCCATGGTGTTAGGAGTAACCTCGGGCGCGACATTGCAGGCGTATTTCTTCGATCCCGCCTATGCGCGCGACGATTACCGGGGAATAGTTCATTACATTCAGGCTGTTGAACAGCCGGGCGATCGCATCCTGCTCGAGGCGCCTGGCCAACAGGAAGTGTTCACTTACTATTACCGAGGCAAGCTCCCGATTTACCCGTTGCCTCGTCAACGCCCACCTGATCCACAAAGCCTTCAGGCGGAGCTCGCGGAAATCACGGCCACGCCCGGACGCATCTTTGCGCTCTTTTGGGCTGTGGAACAGGTCGATCCGGACCGCATGGTCGAAAACTGGCTGGCCCAGAACGCCTTCAAAGCTTCGGAAAGCTGGCAAGGACACGTGCGCTTTGCCGTCTATGCGATCCCTGAATTCAGCCTCTCACGTGAGCACATCACCTCCACCGATTGGATGTTTGGAGATCCGCCTTTACTTCACCTGCGTGGCGTGGGCATAGGGGCAGAAAGAGTGACCGCTGGCGAGGTACTGCCGCTGAGCATGACATGGGAGGCCATTCATCCTATCAGCGATCGGTATAAGATCACGGTTCAACTATTGAATGGGCGGGACCAAGTGGTTGCGCAGCGGGATGCCGAACCGGCAGGGGGCCTGCGCCCGACCACTGAGTGGACGCCGGGGCAAGTGGTGCAGGATAGCATGGGAGTTCTAGTTCGAGCCGGCACTCCTCCAGGCGAGTATCGGGTGATCCTAGCGGTGTATCGCCAGGCAGATGGCGTGCGGTTACCCGTCGTATTCGAGGGAACGCGCACAGATCATGTAGTGCTGGGACGAGTGCGAGTCCAACGGCCGACGAGCCCTCCTGCGCCAATTACACTGGGCATGCAACATTCGCTTCAGGCGCAATTTGGCCCGCTCCAGCTCTTGGGCTTCGACGCCTACAAGCGAGGGTTTGCCCATGCGCCGGCCACCCCGCTGACACCTGGCGATATCCTACAGGTGTCACTCTATTGGCGGGCTGAGCGCGCGCCTGGCCGACCGTTGAAGGTGCGGCTAGAGTTGGGCGAGGGCCAAGCGGTGGTCGAGGCCGATCCGGCCGGCGAGGCTTACCCTACCACCCTTTGGATAGCCGAGGAGGTCGTGCGCGGCGATCATGACATACCGCTGCCATCTGACCTTGCTCCTGGGCGCTATCCCCTCTTTCTGAGCGTTCAGGATGATGGCGAAAGGATCGGAACCCGCCTTCGCCTTCAAGAGATCGTCGTGCGGCGACCTGGCTCATGA
- a CDS encoding ATP-binding cassette domain-containing protein, giving the protein MTDKAKGEILLDVRGLKKYFPIQRGILRRTVGYVKAVDDVSFFVREGETLGLVGESGCGKTTAARTIIRLYEPTAGEVYFRTNKLSANGEAQMVNLMELNRDQMKLIRQEIAMIFQDPVGSLNPRMSVYDIIAEPLEIHGKGRGPETEELIIQLLERVGLRPEHMRRYPHEFSGGQRQRIGIARALALRPRLIFCDEPVSALDVSIQAQTLNLLQDLQEEFNLAYVFVAHDLSVVQHISDRVAVMYVGKVVEMADAEELYLYPLHPYTEALLSAVPKPDPLYKSERILMQGDVADPSNPPTGCYFHPRCRYAVDICSKQAPEFREARPDHWVACHRADELKLRGV; this is encoded by the coding sequence ATGACTGACAAAGCGAAGGGCGAGATCTTGCTCGATGTGCGAGGGCTCAAGAAGTACTTCCCGATCCAGCGCGGCATCCTACGGCGAACGGTGGGCTATGTGAAAGCCGTGGATGATGTCAGCTTTTTCGTCCGCGAGGGCGAGACGCTGGGGCTGGTGGGCGAGAGCGGCTGTGGCAAGACCACGGCAGCCCGCACCATCATCCGCCTTTACGAGCCTACCGCAGGAGAGGTCTATTTTCGGACGAACAAGCTCTCAGCCAACGGGGAGGCCCAGATGGTTAACCTGATGGAGCTGAACCGGGACCAGATGAAATTGATCCGACAGGAGATCGCCATGATTTTCCAGGACCCGGTCGGCTCCTTGAACCCGCGTATGAGCGTGTACGACATCATCGCCGAACCGTTGGAGATTCACGGCAAGGGAAGAGGGCCCGAAACAGAGGAGCTCATCATCCAGCTCCTCGAGCGGGTGGGCCTCCGCCCGGAACACATGCGCCGTTATCCCCACGAGTTCTCAGGCGGCCAGCGACAGCGCATCGGCATCGCTCGTGCTTTGGCCCTACGGCCACGCCTGATCTTTTGCGATGAGCCCGTCTCCGCCCTGGATGTCTCGATTCAGGCGCAGACGCTGAACCTGTTGCAAGATTTGCAGGAGGAGTTTAACCTGGCCTATGTCTTCGTCGCCCACGACTTGAGCGTCGTCCAACACATCTCTGATCGCGTGGCGGTGATGTACGTGGGGAAGGTGGTGGAGATGGCCGACGCTGAGGAGCTCTATCTCTACCCATTGCACCCCTACACCGAAGCGTTGTTGTCGGCCGTACCCAAACCCGATCCGCTGTACAAATCTGAGCGCATCTTGATGCAAGGCGACGTGGCTGATCCATCGAATCCGCCAACTGGATGCTATTTCCATCCGCGCTGTCGCTATGCCGTGGATATCTGCTCAAAGCAGGCGCCAGAATTCCGTGAAGCCCGGCCTGATCACTGGGTAGCCTGTCATCGCGCGGACGAGCTGAAGCTGAGAGGGGTATAA
- a CDS encoding MgtC/SapB family protein, giving the protein MDRPMSLQAMHLVIVLAVALLIGAERERDQAEREEGAQRQFGGVRTFPIIGIAGYLLSLDPWAYTAGLLALGALLAVSHRFKIQRGRVGMTTEVAALVTYALGPIVRAEALWLAVASGIATVLLLQLKQPMEQLARHLSDEEILTFTQFALVTAVVLPLLPNRSFTVFELNPFRVWLVVVAIASVSYLSYLLQRWRGSRQGILVAAILGGIYSSTATTVALARQGRHQPTRAKALAGAVLLATGVMYLRLLVLISLFAPALSRALMKPFVAMAILAAVIGGIWMWQQKDIENTYPALRNPLQLGPALIFAAVFVGIQVITRLTAQNIGHLGLYVLAWVMGIADIDPFILSLTQQAHLPVRLGTMAIAWAIASNNMFKGIYAWRIGNAAMGHRALPGLTLLGGLTVVAIAIFVQ; this is encoded by the coding sequence ATGGATAGGCCTATGTCTCTCCAGGCTATGCATCTAGTCATCGTGCTGGCCGTCGCCCTGCTTATCGGCGCGGAGCGTGAGCGCGATCAGGCGGAGCGCGAGGAGGGCGCGCAGCGCCAATTTGGCGGTGTGCGCACGTTCCCCATCATCGGGATCGCCGGCTATCTGCTTAGCCTGGATCCATGGGCTTACACGGCGGGGCTTCTGGCATTGGGCGCGCTCCTAGCTGTCTCCCACCGCTTCAAAATCCAGCGCGGGCGAGTGGGGATGACGACGGAGGTGGCTGCGCTGGTGACATATGCCCTCGGGCCGATCGTGCGAGCAGAGGCGCTCTGGTTAGCGGTGGCTAGCGGCATCGCGACAGTATTGCTGCTGCAGCTCAAACAGCCTATGGAGCAATTAGCCCGTCACTTGTCAGACGAGGAGATCCTCACGTTCACGCAGTTTGCCCTGGTGACGGCCGTCGTCTTGCCGCTGCTGCCCAATCGATCGTTCACCGTTTTCGAGCTGAACCCCTTTAGGGTATGGCTAGTGGTGGTGGCCATCGCCAGCGTGTCGTATCTGAGCTACCTACTGCAGCGATGGCGAGGTAGCAGGCAGGGGATACTGGTAGCGGCGATCTTGGGGGGCATCTATTCCAGCACAGCCACCACGGTCGCCCTGGCCCGGCAGGGCCGGCATCAGCCTACCCGAGCCAAGGCTTTGGCAGGCGCAGTGCTCTTAGCGACCGGGGTTATGTACCTGCGACTGCTCGTGTTGATCTCCCTGTTCGCACCTGCGTTGAGCCGAGCGTTGATGAAGCCCTTTGTGGCCATGGCGATCTTGGCCGCCGTGATAGGTGGGATCTGGATGTGGCAGCAGAAAGACATTGAGAATACATATCCAGCGCTTCGGAATCCGCTGCAGTTGGGACCAGCGCTGATCTTCGCGGCCGTCTTCGTAGGGATCCAAGTGATCACTCGGCTAACCGCTCAGAACATCGGTCATCTGGGATTATATGTCTTGGCGTGGGTCATGGGGATCGCCGACATTGACCCGTTCATCCTGAGCCTGACCCAGCAAGCCCATCTCCCAGTGCGCTTGGGGACGATGGCGATCGCATGGGCTATTGCCTCTAATAACATGTTCAAGGGGATCTATGCCTGGAGGATCGGCAATGCAGCCATGGGCCACCGCGCACTGCCAGGGTTGACGCTGTTGGGAGGGCTAACCGTGGTGGCGATCGCTATCTTCGTGCAGTGA
- a CDS encoding ABC transporter permease: MVVEGAETRKTATKKQISQSYWSLVWWKFKRNRLAMVGGILVILFYVICGLFAEFFSPYLLHYQSNYLEARPQPIVFKDKQGNFSLRPAVYGLEAKVDTKLRKRFYEVDRTKIYPLYFFVKGQPYKLLGLIPMDIHLFGTDPADPEAHVFLFGTDRLGRDVFSRIIYGGRLSLLLGLLGQILTIILGTVMGVISGYYGGKTDIIIQRMTEFVGAFPDIPLFMALAAAIPVTWSPIWVYFMLTLILVFIRWGGLARQVRGMILSLREREYVLAAQSFGASDLRLMFRHLLPGTMSHVIVIATLAIPGMILSETALSWLGLGLRPPLTSWGVLLQEVSSVRAIRFAPWLLFPVPFVILAVLSFNMLGDGLRDALDPYGGQ; encoded by the coding sequence ATGGTAGTGGAAGGAGCTGAAACTCGCAAAACGGCTACCAAAAAGCAGATCAGCCAGAGCTATTGGAGCCTAGTCTGGTGGAAATTCAAGCGAAACCGACTGGCCATGGTGGGCGGGATCCTGGTGATCCTCTTCTATGTGATTTGCGGTTTATTCGCCGAGTTCTTCTCTCCTTATCTTCTCCATTATCAATCCAACTATTTAGAGGCCCGTCCCCAGCCCATCGTGTTCAAAGACAAGCAGGGAAACTTCAGCCTGCGGCCGGCCGTGTATGGCCTGGAAGCGAAGGTAGATACAAAGCTGCGTAAGCGCTTCTATGAGGTAGACCGCACCAAGATATACCCCCTTTACTTCTTTGTGAAGGGCCAACCCTATAAGCTGCTGGGGCTCATCCCCATGGACATTCACCTCTTCGGCACCGATCCGGCCGATCCAGAGGCTCACGTGTTCCTCTTTGGGACCGATCGCTTGGGGCGGGATGTGTTCTCTCGGATCATCTATGGAGGACGTCTTTCCTTGCTCCTAGGGCTGCTGGGGCAAATCCTCACCATTATCCTGGGGACAGTGATGGGGGTGATTTCGGGTTATTATGGCGGGAAGACGGACATCATCATCCAGCGCATGACGGAGTTTGTGGGCGCTTTCCCGGACATCCCCCTCTTCATGGCGCTGGCCGCGGCCATCCCGGTGACTTGGTCGCCCATCTGGGTCTACTTCATGCTCACCCTGATCCTGGTCTTCATCCGGTGGGGAGGGCTAGCACGCCAGGTGCGGGGGATGATCCTCTCCTTACGAGAGCGGGAGTATGTGCTGGCTGCTCAAAGCTTTGGAGCCAGCGATCTCCGCTTAATGTTTCGACATCTGCTCCCCGGCACCATGAGCCATGTGATCGTGATCGCTACCTTGGCGATCCCGGGCATGATCCTCTCAGAGACCGCGCTGAGCTGGCTGGGGCTGGGGCTGCGACCTCCGCTGACCAGTTGGGGTGTGCTATTACAAGAGGTTAGCAGCGTGCGGGCTATTCGATTCGCGCCGTGGCTTCTCTTCCCGGTGCCTTTCGTGATCCTCGCCGTCCTCTCTTTCAACATGCTGGGCGATGGGTTACGAGATGCGCTGGACCCATACGGAGGGCAGTGA
- a CDS encoding ABC transporter ATP-binding protein, with translation MREPLVEVKDLKVEFNVRDGIVHAVDGVSFTVYRGQTLGIIGESGCGKSVTAKAILHMVPKPGKITGGEILYYRRSRDNHTSEAIEQVNITRLDPDGPEIRKIRGGEIAMIFQEPMSSLTPVYTAGSHITEAVTLHRLMPVRKIGDQMIETIQAHRKVTKQEAREIAIEMLQRVGIPKPQQRVDSYPHQLSGGQRQRVMIAIALSCHPAMLIADEPTTALDVSIEAQILDLMRELQETTNMAIMFITHNLGVIAEMADEICVMYMGKEVEQASTVEIFYEPRHPYTQALLKSIPRVGRKSRERLAAITGMVPDPFHLPPGCVFHPRCPAYMPGKCDRLVPSWTQVGERHWVRCLLYEGV, from the coding sequence ATGAGAGAACCTTTGGTGGAAGTCAAGGATCTGAAAGTCGAATTCAACGTGCGAGATGGGATCGTCCATGCCGTAGATGGGGTCTCCTTCACTGTCTATCGGGGGCAGACCTTGGGGATCATCGGCGAAAGCGGCTGTGGCAAGTCGGTGACCGCTAAGGCGATCCTTCATATGGTGCCCAAGCCGGGTAAGATCACTGGAGGCGAGATCCTATACTATCGCCGATCACGAGACAATCACACCAGCGAAGCCATCGAGCAAGTGAACATCACACGGTTGGACCCCGATGGGCCTGAGATCCGGAAGATCCGTGGCGGCGAGATCGCCATGATCTTTCAAGAGCCGATGAGCTCCCTCACCCCGGTATACACCGCCGGCTCTCACATCACCGAGGCGGTCACTCTGCACCGGCTTATGCCGGTCCGCAAGATCGGCGATCAAATGATCGAGACCATTCAAGCCCACCGCAAGGTCACGAAGCAAGAAGCGCGCGAGATCGCCATCGAGATGCTGCAGCGGGTGGGCATCCCCAAGCCGCAGCAGCGTGTGGACAGCTATCCCCATCAGTTAAGCGGCGGGCAGCGCCAGCGCGTCATGATTGCGATTGCGCTCTCATGTCATCCGGCCATGCTCATCGCGGATGAGCCGACGACGGCGCTAGATGTGTCCATCGAGGCGCAGATCCTCGACCTCATGCGTGAGCTGCAGGAGACCACCAATATGGCCATCATGTTCATCACGCACAACCTGGGCGTTATCGCTGAGATGGCCGACGAGATCTGTGTGATGTACATGGGCAAGGAAGTAGAGCAAGCCAGCACCGTGGAGATTTTCTACGAGCCCCGGCATCCGTATACCCAGGCTTTGCTCAAGTCCATCCCCCGTGTGGGGAGGAAAAGCCGGGAGCGATTGGCCGCCATCACAGGGATGGTGCCAGATCCGTTCCATCTGCCTCCAGGTTGCGTCTTTCATCCTCGCTGTCCAGCATATATGCCAGGTAAGTGCGATCGGCTGGTGCCCTCTTGGACCCAGGTGGGGGAGAGGCATTGGGTTCGGTGTCTACTGTACGAAGGGGTGTGA
- a CDS encoding ABC transporter substrate-binding protein encodes MSKREVTHRRLLRWFALIAVVALVAACAPAAPAPTPTPAPTPVPPTPTPAAIKAVEATPTPVPVAAPTYKEAPMLAELVQAGKLPPVEERLPKDVQVVQPVESVGKYGGTWHTVTWWPGAGNIKMKLYDPPVRWKPDYTGYEPGLAKSYEWSDDGKTITFKFREGVKWSDGEPFTTEDLKFWWEDLALNPDYKVIQVPWWARNSDGTPITMEFPDDYTWVLKFDTPQWIMPYVLAQGFWEWEPLMKPKHFLIQWHPKYTPGATYEELDLKDRWFETPGYPCLMAWCLKEFVPGQSWLFERNPYYWKVDTEGNQLPYIDYIHVELVPDLEVRKLRVAQGSYDCTFRGIDDPTEIPFLTEQAEKYNYRIVPGWMNGAGAWPGWIVNMDYHEEQEYDPAKESETAKEIRELLRNRSFRKGLSVALDRQRIVDVVWGGIGTPQAFTISPQSWHFASPEGQKVFQEWAAADAEYDPEKAKAYFEEAGFVDKDGDGWRDLPSGKPFTLIIDLNDWGGQRVTTEATEVYKKNLEDVGVKVLVNNVIGQPEGSLRGNYGVGWMLRTTHASEIDIWTYPDWIFPLRGGGEGSRAFPMQGLWYQSGGEQGWEPEPGSPAARLQELYRKGLQEPDIEKRHQIVWDAIRIHIEEGPFVIGAAGDQPMPVVCKNYFRNVPEYGVLGPWAPGSPGNVHPEQFWMEQ; translated from the coding sequence ATGAGCAAGCGAGAAGTGACCCACCGAAGGCTTCTGCGCTGGTTTGCCTTAATAGCGGTGGTGGCTTTAGTGGCCGCGTGTGCCCCCGCGGCACCGGCTCCAACGCCTACGCCAGCCCCCACCCCGGTACCCCCTACTCCCACTCCGGCCGCCATTAAAGCCGTCGAAGCGACCCCAACCCCGGTTCCTGTAGCAGCGCCCACGTATAAAGAGGCGCCCATGCTGGCGGAACTGGTGCAAGCTGGCAAGCTGCCGCCTGTGGAGGAACGTCTGCCAAAGGATGTCCAAGTCGTTCAACCTGTGGAGTCGGTCGGCAAGTACGGTGGCACCTGGCATACGGTAACGTGGTGGCCCGGTGCTGGCAACATCAAAATGAAGCTGTATGACCCGCCTGTACGCTGGAAGCCCGACTATACCGGCTACGAGCCTGGCCTGGCCAAGAGCTACGAGTGGTCTGATGACGGCAAGACCATCACCTTCAAGTTCCGCGAGGGGGTCAAGTGGTCAGACGGTGAACCCTTTACCACGGAGGACCTCAAGTTCTGGTGGGAGGACCTGGCCCTCAACCCCGACTACAAGGTGATCCAGGTCCCCTGGTGGGCCCGCAATAGCGATGGAACGCCCATCACCATGGAGTTCCCCGACGATTACACCTGGGTCCTTAAGTTCGATACCCCGCAGTGGATCATGCCGTATGTCCTGGCCCAGGGCTTCTGGGAGTGGGAGCCGCTGATGAAGCCCAAGCACTTCCTGATCCAGTGGCATCCCAAGTACACACCGGGCGCGACCTATGAGGAGCTGGACCTGAAGGACCGCTGGTTCGAGACCCCTGGCTATCCATGCCTGATGGCGTGGTGCTTGAAGGAGTTCGTCCCCGGCCAAAGCTGGCTCTTCGAGCGCAACCCCTACTACTGGAAGGTGGACACTGAGGGCAACCAACTCCCTTACATTGACTACATCCATGTCGAGCTGGTACCGGACTTGGAGGTCCGCAAGCTGCGGGTTGCCCAGGGCAGCTATGACTGCACTTTCCGCGGGATTGACGATCCCACGGAGATCCCCTTCCTGACGGAGCAGGCCGAGAAATACAACTACCGCATCGTGCCGGGCTGGATGAACGGCGCCGGTGCCTGGCCAGGCTGGATCGTCAACATGGACTATCACGAGGAGCAGGAATACGATCCGGCCAAAGAGTCCGAGACCGCTAAGGAGATCCGCGAACTGCTCCGTAACAGGAGCTTCCGCAAAGGGCTCTCGGTGGCGCTGGACCGACAGCGGATCGTGGATGTGGTCTGGGGCGGCATCGGCACGCCGCAGGCCTTCACCATCAGCCCGCAGTCGTGGCACTTTGCAAGCCCTGAGGGCCAGAAGGTCTTCCAGGAGTGGGCTGCTGCCGATGCGGAATACGATCCGGAGAAGGCGAAGGCCTACTTCGAGGAGGCCGGCTTCGTCGACAAGGATGGCGACGGCTGGCGCGATCTGCCCAGCGGTAAGCCCTTCACCCTGATCATCGACCTGAACGACTGGGGTGGCCAGCGCGTCACCACTGAGGCCACCGAGGTCTACAAGAAGAACCTGGAGGATGTGGGCGTCAAGGTGCTCGTCAACAATGTCATCGGCCAGCCTGAGGGCAGCCTGCGCGGCAATTACGGTGTCGGCTGGATGCTGCGCACCACGCACGCTTCCGAGATCGATATCTGGACCTATCCGGACTGGATCTTCCCGCTGCGCGGCGGCGGTGAGGGTTCACGCGCCTTCCCCATGCAAGGCCTCTGGTATCAGTCCGGCGGTGAGCAGGGGTGGGAGCCGGAGCCCGGCAGCCCGGCGGCTAGACTCCAAGAGCTATACCGGAAGGGCCTGCAAGAGCCAGATATCGAGAAGCGGCATCAGATCGTATGGGATGCCATCCGTATCCACATCGAGGAAGGGCCCTTCGTGATCGGTGCCGCCGGTGACCAGCCGATGCCTGTCGTCTGTAAGAACTACTTCCGCAACGTGCCGGAGTATGGCGTGCTCGGCCCGTGGGCACCGGGCAGCCCTGGCAACGTCCATCCCGAGCAGTTCTGGATGGAGCAATAA
- a CDS encoding DUF5132 domain-containing protein, whose protein sequence is MALLNGLVEGVVEDVLGKIVSPPLLIAGAIVATPFVAPYVSKKIRPVAKQIIKGGLWTVEKGKELLSEIGEQFSDLVAESRAELAAAAAATTGVKSAPEETSSA, encoded by the coding sequence ATGGCTTTGCTGAATGGCCTAGTGGAAGGCGTGGTGGAAGATGTTCTGGGGAAGATCGTTTCCCCTCCATTATTGATTGCTGGCGCAATCGTGGCAACCCCTTTTGTGGCTCCTTATGTGTCAAAGAAGATCCGTCCAGTAGCTAAACAAATCATTAAGGGTGGACTGTGGACGGTCGAAAAGGGGAAGGAGCTACTCAGCGAGATTGGTGAACAGTTCAGCGACCTTGTGGCCGAAAGCCGCGCCGAGCTCGCCGCTGCTGCAGCAGCCACAACGGGCGTGAAGAGTGCCCCTGAGGAAACATCTTCTGCCTAA
- a CDS encoding ABC transporter permease, with amino-acid sequence MLAYIVRRLGYIVVMMILVSFASFLIIELPPGDFLTQKLQELQARGDRSAEMRIAEYRARYGLDKPLLERYWIWITHAIRGDFGESFEFERPVTEVIGQRAGMSVILALSTITLVWMLAIPIGVYSATHQYSVGDQIITTISFIGLGMPGFLLALLVLFFAMVFLGQEVGGLFSREYQDAPWSIGKVIDLLKHLWIPALISAVTGTAGLIRIMRGNLLETLGQPFVEAARARGLKNRTVVWKHAVRVSVIPLVVILGTEALPAIVAGDALVATVLNLPTVGPLYVRALQRQDMYLAGTVLMFIVGVTMLGSLLADLILVALDPRIRLEK; translated from the coding sequence ATGCTAGCATATATCGTACGGCGATTAGGATATATCGTGGTGATGATGATATTGGTCTCCTTCGCTAGCTTCCTGATCATTGAACTGCCACCAGGCGACTTTTTGACCCAGAAGCTTCAGGAACTCCAGGCGCGCGGTGATCGCAGCGCCGAGATGCGTATCGCAGAGTACCGAGCACGCTATGGCCTGGATAAACCACTGCTGGAGCGTTACTGGATCTGGATCACCCACGCCATCCGAGGTGACTTCGGAGAATCGTTCGAGTTCGAGCGCCCAGTGACCGAGGTGATCGGGCAGCGCGCCGGCATGTCGGTGATCCTCGCCCTCTCCACCATCACGTTGGTCTGGATGCTGGCCATTCCCATTGGCGTCTACTCAGCTACCCACCAGTATTCTGTCGGCGACCAGATCATCACCACCATCAGCTTCATCGGCCTGGGGATGCCCGGTTTTCTGCTGGCGCTCCTGGTCCTGTTCTTCGCCATGGTCTTCTTAGGACAGGAGGTGGGAGGGCTCTTCTCACGAGAATATCAGGATGCGCCCTGGAGCATCGGGAAAGTGATCGACCTACTCAAACACCTGTGGATTCCGGCGCTGATTAGCGCCGTCACAGGTACGGCGGGTTTGATCCGCATTATGCGCGGGAACCTGCTGGAAACGCTGGGGCAACCCTTCGTGGAAGCCGCCCGCGCCCGTGGGCTGAAAAATCGCACGGTGGTCTGGAAGCACGCCGTGCGGGTATCTGTGATCCCGCTGGTGGTGATCCTAGGGACAGAGGCCCTACCTGCCATCGTCGCCGGCGACGCGCTGGTGGCCACAGTACTGAACTTACCCACTGTGGGTCCGCTGTACGTTCGGGCGTTGCAGCGGCAAGATATGTATCTGGCTGGCACGGTGCTGATGTTTATCGTAGGAGTAACGATGCTCGGCAGCCTGCTGGCAGATCTGATCCTAGTAGCGCTCGATCCACGCATTCGACTGGAAAAGTAA